The following are encoded together in the Streptococcus oralis genome:
- a CDS encoding CHY zinc finger protein, protein MIQVQGLLVDNESRCVHYHGEKDIISLQCYECKKYYACYQCHNAIETHLFSPYPLTLSEDRPILCGACKRTITFQEYQKQIACPYCKSPFNPGCKRHYSYYFK, encoded by the coding sequence ATGATTCAAGTGCAAGGATTGTTGGTAGATAATGAAAGCAGATGTGTTCACTATCATGGTGAAAAGGATATTATTTCCCTCCAGTGCTATGAGTGTAAAAAATACTATGCTTGCTATCAGTGCCACAATGCTATAGAAACGCATTTGTTTTCACCCTACCCCTTGACGCTTTCGGAGGATCGACCGATTTTATGTGGGGCTTGTAAGAGGACAATAACATTTCAAGAATATCAAAAACAAATAGCCTGCCCTTATTGCAAATCTCCATTTAATCCAGGGTGTAAACGACACTATTCCTACTATTTCAAATAA
- a CDS encoding peptidase U32 family protein: MTKILKRPEVLSPAGTLEKLKVAVRYGADAVFIGGQAYGLRSRAGNFTFEQMEEGVQFAAKYGAKVYVAANMVMHEGNEAGAGEWFRKLRDIGIAAVIVSDPALIMIAATEAPGLEIHLSTQASATNYETLEFWKELGLTRVVLAREVSMEELAEIRKRTDVEIEAFVHGAMCISYSGRCTLSNHMSMRDANRGGCSQSCRWKYDLYDMPFGQERKSLKGEIPEEFSMSAVDMSMIDHIPDMIENGVDSLKIEGRMKSIHYVSTVTNCYKAAVDAYLESPEKFEAIKQDLVDEMWKVAQRELATGFYYSTPTENEQLFGARRKIPEYKFVAEVVAYDEATQTATIRQRNVINEGDQVEFYGPGFRHFETYIENLHDSKGNKIDRAPNPMELLTIKVPQPVQAGDMVRALKEGLINLYKEDGTSVTVRA; this comes from the coding sequence ATGACAAAAATATTAAAACGTCCTGAGGTTTTATCGCCTGCAGGGACTTTAGAGAAGCTAAAAGTGGCTGTTCGGTATGGAGCTGATGCTGTTTTTATAGGTGGACAAGCTTATGGTCTTCGTAGCCGTGCAGGAAACTTCACCTTTGAACAGATGGAAGAAGGCGTGCAGTTCGCTGCCAAGTATGGTGCCAAAGTCTATGTAGCTGCCAACATGGTTATGCACGAAGGAAATGAAGCTGGGGCTGGTGAGTGGTTCCGTAAGTTGCGTGACATTGGGATTGCGGCAGTTATCGTGTCAGACCCGGCCTTGATTATGATTGCAGCAACAGAAGCACCAGGTCTTGAAATCCACCTCTCTACCCAAGCCAGTGCGACGAACTATGAAACGCTTGAATTTTGGAAAGAACTGGGCTTGACTCGTGTCGTTTTGGCGCGTGAGGTCTCAATGGAAGAATTGGCAGAGATTCGCAAACGCACAGACGTAGAGATTGAAGCCTTTGTCCACGGAGCGATGTGTATTTCCTACTCAGGTCGCTGTACGCTTTCAAATCACATGAGTATGCGTGATGCTAACCGTGGTGGTTGTTCGCAGTCTTGCCGTTGGAAATACGACCTTTACGATATGCCTTTTGGTCAAGAACGCAAGAGTCTTAAAGGTGAAATTCCAGAAGAATTTTCAATGTCAGCCGTTGATATGTCTATGATTGACCATATTCCAGATATGATTGAAAATGGTGTAGATAGTCTCAAGATTGAAGGTCGTATGAAGTCAATCCACTATGTTTCAACAGTAACTAACTGTTACAAGGCGGCTGTGGATGCTTACCTTGAAAGCCCAGAAAAATTTGAAGCTATTAAACAAGACCTGGTAGATGAGATGTGGAAGGTTGCCCAACGTGAATTGGCAACAGGTTTCTACTATAGCACACCTACAGAAAATGAACAGTTGTTTGGTGCACGTCGTAAAATCCCTGAATACAAGTTTGTTGCTGAAGTGGTAGCTTATGATGAAGCAACCCAGACAGCAACCATTCGTCAACGGAATGTTATCAATGAAGGCGATCAAGTTGAGTTTTATGGACCAGGTTTCCGTCATTTTGAAACCTATATCGAAAATCTTCACGATTCTAAAGGCAATAAAATCGACCGTGCTCCAAATCCAATGGAACTCTTGACCATTAAGGTTCCTCAACCTGTGCAAGCTGGGGATATGGTTCGAGCTCTCAAAGAAGGTCTTATCAATCTCTATAAGGAAGACGGGACAAGTGTCACAGTTCGTGCCTAG
- a CDS encoding GntR family transcriptional regulator, producing the protein MLPAYMKIHDQIKKDIDEHHWKIGERLPSERDLAEQFQVSRMTLRQAISLLVEEGVLERRVGSGTFVSSTRVQEKMRGTTSFTEIVKSQGKVPSSQLISYRRTIPNEQEIAKLGITPTENIIRMERVRYADQVPLVYEVASIPEKFIKDFKKEEITSHFFQTLQQYGYRIGKSQQTIYARLAKEKIADYLEVEKGHAILALTQVSYLEDGTAFEYVKSQYVGERFEFYLENN; encoded by the coding sequence ATGTTACCAGCTTATATGAAAATCCACGATCAGATCAAGAAGGATATAGATGAGCATCATTGGAAAATCGGAGAGAGGCTTCCAAGTGAGCGAGATTTAGCTGAACAGTTTCAAGTTAGCCGGATGACATTACGCCAAGCTATCTCTCTCTTGGTCGAGGAAGGAGTTTTGGAGCGTCGTGTAGGAAGTGGAACCTTTGTCTCTAGCACTCGTGTCCAAGAAAAAATGCGAGGAACAACCAGTTTTACGGAGATTGTCAAATCTCAGGGGAAAGTACCTTCCAGCCAACTCATTTCTTACAGAAGAACTATTCCAAATGAGCAAGAGATCGCAAAGCTGGGGATTACTCCAACAGAGAATATTATCCGCATGGAACGGGTGCGTTATGCTGACCAAGTTCCACTAGTCTATGAAGTCGCATCCATTCCTGAGAAATTTATTAAGGATTTCAAAAAAGAAGAAATCACCAGTCACTTCTTTCAAACCTTGCAGCAGTATGGCTACCGGATTGGCAAATCTCAACAGACCATTTATGCGAGATTGGCTAAGGAAAAGATTGCTGACTATCTAGAAGTCGAAAAGGGGCATGCGATTTTAGCATTGACTCAGGTTTCTTATCTTGAAGATGGGACAGCTTTCGAATATGTAAAGAGTCAATACGTGGGTGAACGCTTTGAATTTTATCTTGAAAATAACTAG
- the guaA gene encoding glutamine-hydrolyzing GMP synthase encodes MSNISTDLQDVEKIIVLDYGSQYNQLISRRIREIGVFSELKSHKISAAEVRAINPVGIILSGGPNSVYEDGSFDIDPEIFELGIPILGICYGMQLLTHKLGGKVVPAGDAGNREYGQSPLTHTTSAFFEGTPEEQIVLMSHGDAVTEIPADFVRTGTSADCPYAAIENPEKHIYGIQFHPEVRHSVYGNDILRNFALNICKAKGDWSMDNFIDMQIKKIRETVGDKRVLLGLSGGVDSSVVGVLLQKAIGDQLICIFVDHGLLRKGEADQVMDMLGGKFGLNIVKADASKRFLDKLAGVSDPEQKRKIIGNEFVYVFDDEASKLKDVKFLAQGTLYTDVIESGTDTAQTIKSHHNVGGLPEDMQFELIEPLNTLYKDEVRALGTELGMPDHIVWRQPFPGPGLAIRVMGEITEEKLETVRESDAILREEIAKAGLDRDIWQYFTVNTGVRSVGVMGDGRTYDYTIAIRAITSIDGMTADFAKIPWEVLQKISVRIVNEVDHVNRIVYDITSKPPATVEWE; translated from the coding sequence ATGAGCAACATTTCAACTGATTTGCAAGATGTCGAAAAAATCATCGTGCTGGACTATGGTAGCCAATACAACCAGCTGATTTCACGCCGTATTCGTGAAATTGGTGTTTTTTCAGAGCTAAAAAGTCACAAAATCTCAGCTGCAGAGGTTCGTGCGATTAACCCTGTAGGGATCATCCTCTCTGGTGGACCAAACTCTGTATACGAAGATGGTTCATTTGATATTGACCCAGAAATTTTTGAACTTGGCATTCCAATTTTGGGAATCTGCTATGGTATGCAACTTTTAACTCATAAACTTGGAGGAAAAGTTGTTCCTGCAGGTGATGCTGGTAACCGCGAGTATGGCCAATCACCACTTACTCATACCACTTCTGCCTTCTTTGAAGGGACTCCTGAAGAACAGATTGTTTTGATGAGTCATGGCGATGCTGTTACAGAGATTCCAGCTGATTTTGTTCGTACTGGCACTTCTGCTGACTGTCCTTATGCAGCTATTGAAAACCCAGAAAAGCACATTTACGGTATCCAATTCCACCCAGAAGTGCGCCATTCTGTATACGGAAATGATATCCTTCGCAACTTTGCCCTTAACATCTGTAAGGCTAAAGGCGACTGGTCAATGGACAACTTCATCGACATGCAGATCAAGAAAATCCGTGAAACTGTAGGTGACAAGCGTGTTCTTCTAGGTCTATCAGGTGGTGTTGACTCTTCTGTTGTTGGGGTTCTTCTTCAAAAAGCAATCGGTGATCAATTAATCTGTATCTTTGTAGATCACGGTCTTCTCCGTAAGGGAGAGGCTGACCAAGTTATGGACATGCTTGGTGGTAAGTTTGGTTTGAATATTGTCAAAGCCGATGCTTCAAAACGCTTCCTTGATAAACTTGCTGGCGTTTCTGATCCTGAGCAAAAACGAAAAATCATTGGTAACGAATTTGTTTATGTCTTTGATGACGAAGCAAGCAAGCTAAAAGATGTAAAATTCCTTGCTCAGGGAACGCTTTACACTGACGTGATTGAGTCTGGTACAGATACAGCCCAAACCATCAAGTCACACCACAACGTTGGTGGTCTTCCAGAAGACATGCAGTTTGAATTGATTGAACCATTGAACACCCTTTATAAAGACGAAGTCCGTGCCCTCGGTACAGAGCTTGGTATGCCAGACCACATCGTATGGCGCCAACCATTCCCAGGACCAGGTCTCGCTATCCGTGTCATGGGTGAAATCACTGAAGAAAAACTAGAAACTGTTCGTGAGTCTGATGCTATCCTTCGTGAAGAAATCGCTAAAGCTGGACTTGACCGTGATATCTGGCAATATTTCACTGTCAACACAGGCGTTCGTTCAGTTGGTGTTATGGGTGATGGTCGTACTTATGACTACACGATTGCCATTCGTGCTATCACTTCTATCGATGGTATGACAGCTGACTTTGCCAAGATTCCTTGGGAAGTCCTTCAAAAGATTTCTGTACGTATCGTAAATGAAGTGGATCACGTTAACCGTATCGTCTACGATATTACAAGTAAACCACCTGCAACCGTTGAGTGGGAATAG
- the ffh gene encoding signal recognition particle protein yields MAFESLTERLQNVFKNLRKKGKISEADVQEATKEIRLALLEADVALPVVKDFIKKVRERAVGHEVIDTLNPAQQIIKIVDEELTAVLGSDTAEIIKSPKIPTIIMMVGLQGAGKTTFAGKLANKLKKEENARPLMIAADIYRPAAIDQLKTLGQQIDVPVFALGTEVPAVEIVRQGLEQAQANHNDYVLIDTAGRLQIDELLMNELRDVKALAQPNEILLVIDAMIGQEAANVAREFNAQLEVTGVILTKIDGDTRGGAALSVRHITGKPIKFTGTGEKITDIETFHPDRMSSRILGMGDMLTLIEKASQEYDEQKALEMAEKMRENTFDFNDFIDQLDQVQNMGPMEDLLKMIPGMANNPALQNMKVDERQIARKRAIVSSMTPEERENPDLLNPSRRRRIAAGSGNTFVEVNKFIKDFNQAKQLMQGVMSGDMNKMMKQMGINPNNLPKNMPNMGGMDMSALEGMMGQGSMPDMSALGGAGMPDMTQMFGGGLKGKIGEFAMKQSMKRMANKMKKAKKKRK; encoded by the coding sequence ATGGCATTTGAAAGTTTAACAGAACGTTTACAGAACGTTTTTAAAAATCTACGTAAAAAAGGAAAAATCTCTGAGGCTGATGTCCAGGAAGCAACCAAAGAGATACGCTTGGCCTTGCTGGAAGCCGACGTTGCTTTGCCTGTTGTGAAGGACTTTATCAAGAAAGTTCGTGAGCGTGCAGTCGGACACGAGGTCATTGATACCCTCAATCCTGCCCAACAGATTATTAAAATCGTTGATGAGGAATTGACAGCTGTTTTAGGTTCCGATACGGCAGAAATTATCAAGTCACCAAAAATTCCAACCATTATCATGATGGTCGGTTTGCAAGGGGCTGGTAAAACGACCTTTGCTGGTAAGCTGGCTAATAAACTTAAGAAGGAAGAAAATGCTCGTCCTTTGATGATTGCGGCAGATATTTATCGTCCAGCAGCCATCGATCAGTTGAAAACACTTGGACAACAAATCGATGTCCCTGTTTTTGCACTTGGAACAGAAGTGCCAGCTGTTGAGATTGTTCGCCAAGGTTTGGAGCAAGCGCAAGCCAATCATAACGACTATGTTTTGATCGATACGGCAGGGCGTTTACAAATCGATGAACTTCTCATGAATGAGCTTCGTGACGTTAAGGCCTTAGCCCAACCAAACGAAATCCTCCTTGTCATTGATGCCATGATTGGTCAGGAAGCGGCTAATGTTGCCCGTGAGTTCAATGCTCAGTTAGAAGTGACTGGTGTTATTCTTACCAAGATTGATGGGGATACTCGTGGTGGTGCAGCTTTGTCTGTTCGCCACATCACTGGTAAACCTATCAAGTTCACTGGTACGGGTGAAAAGATCACAGATATTGAAACCTTCCACCCAGACCGTATGTCAAGCCGTATCCTTGGTATGGGGGATATGTTGACCTTGATTGAGAAAGCTTCTCAGGAATACGATGAGCAAAAAGCACTTGAAATGGCTGAGAAGATGCGCGAAAACACCTTTGACTTCAATGATTTCATCGATCAATTGGATCAGGTGCAAAACATGGGGCCAATGGAAGACTTGCTCAAGATGATTCCAGGTATGGCTAACAACCCTGCCCTTCAAAATATGAAGGTGGATGAGCGCCAGATTGCGCGCAAACGTGCCATCGTATCTTCGATGACACCTGAAGAACGTGAAAACCCTGATTTGTTAAATCCAAGTCGTCGCCGTCGTATTGCTGCAGGTTCTGGAAATACCTTTGTCGAAGTCAATAAATTCATCAAGGACTTTAACCAGGCCAAACAGCTCATGCAAGGTGTCATGTCTGGTGATATGAACAAGATGATGAAACAAATGGGCATCAATCCAAATAACCTCCCTAAAAATATGCCAAATATGGGAGGAATGGATATGTCTGCCCTTGAAGGCATGATGGGGCAAGGTAGTATGCCGGATATGTCAGCTCTCGGAGGAGCAGGCATGCCAGATATGACCCAGATGTTTGGTGGCGGACTCAAAGGTAAAATTGGCGAATTCGCCATGAAACAGTCTATGAAACGCATGGCCAACAAAATGAAAAAAGCGAAGAAGAAACGCAAATAA
- a CDS encoding putative DNA-binding protein: protein MEIEKTNRMNALFEFYAALLTDKQMNYIELYYADDYSLAEIAEEFGVSRQAVYDNIKRTEKILEDYEMKLHMYSDYIVRSQIFDQILERYPKDDFLQEQIEVLTSIDNRE from the coding sequence ATGGAAATTGAAAAAACCAATCGTATGAATGCGCTTTTTGAATTTTATGCTGCGCTTTTGACAGACAAGCAGATGAACTATATTGAACTCTACTATGCTGATGACTACAGTCTTGCTGAGATTGCTGAAGAGTTCGGTGTCAGTCGTCAAGCTGTTTATGATAATATCAAGCGGACAGAAAAGATTCTAGAAGATTATGAGATGAAATTGCACATGTATTCGGACTACATTGTCCGCAGTCAGATTTTTGACCAGATCTTGGAGCGCTATCCCAAGGATGATTTTCTGCAGGAGCAGATAGAAGTTTTAACAAGCATTGATAATAGAGAATAA
- the tuf gene encoding elongation factor Tu — MAKEKYDRSKPHVNIGTIGHVDHGKTTLTAAITTVLARRLPSAVNQPKDYASIDAAPEERERGITINTAHVEYETAKRHYAHIDAPGHADYVKNMITGAAQMDGAILVVASTDGPMPQTREHILLSRQVGVKHLIVFMNKIDLVDDEELLELVEMEIRDLLSEYDFPGDDLPVIQGSALKALEGDAKYEDIIMELMDTVDEYIPEPERDTDKPLLLPVEDVFSITGRGTVASGRIDRGTVRVNDEIEIVGIKDETQKAVVTGVEMFRKQLDEGLAGDNVGVLLRGIQRDEIERGQVIAKPGSINPHTKFKGEVYILTKEEGGRHTPFFNNYRPQFYFRTTDVTGSIELPAGTEMVMPGDNVTIDVELIHPIAVEQGTTFSIREGGRTVGSGMVTEIEA, encoded by the coding sequence ATGGCAAAAGAAAAATACGATCGTAGTAAACCACACGTTAACATTGGTACTATCGGACACGTTGACCACGGTAAAACTACTTTGACTGCAGCTATCACAACTGTTTTGGCACGTCGCTTGCCTTCAGCAGTTAACCAACCTAAAGACTATGCGTCTATCGATGCTGCTCCAGAAGAACGCGAACGCGGTATCACTATCAACACTGCACACGTTGAGTATGAAACTGCAAAACGTCACTATGCTCACATCGACGCTCCAGGACACGCGGACTACGTTAAAAACATGATCACTGGTGCCGCTCAAATGGACGGAGCTATCCTTGTAGTAGCTTCAACTGACGGACCAATGCCACAAACTCGTGAACACATCCTTCTTTCACGTCAAGTTGGTGTTAAACACCTTATCGTCTTCATGAACAAAATTGACTTGGTAGACGACGAAGAATTGCTTGAATTGGTTGAAATGGAAATCCGTGACCTCTTGTCAGAATACGACTTCCCAGGCGACGATCTTCCAGTTATCCAAGGTTCAGCTCTTAAAGCACTTGAAGGTGATGCTAAATACGAAGATATCATCATGGAATTGATGGATACTGTTGATGAGTACATCCCAGAACCAGAACGTGATACAGATAAACCATTGCTTCTCCCAGTCGAAGACGTATTCTCAATCACTGGACGTGGTACTGTTGCTTCAGGACGTATCGACCGTGGTACTGTTCGTGTCAACGACGAAATCGAAATCGTTGGTATCAAAGACGAAACTCAAAAAGCAGTTGTTACTGGTGTTGAAATGTTCCGTAAACAACTTGATGAAGGTCTTGCCGGAGATAACGTAGGTGTCCTTCTTCGTGGTATTCAACGTGACGAAATCGAACGTGGACAAGTTATCGCTAAACCAGGTTCAATCAACCCACACACTAAATTCAAAGGTGAAGTCTACATCCTTACTAAAGAAGAAGGTGGACGTCACACTCCATTCTTCAACAACTACCGTCCACAATTCTACTTCCGTACTACTGACGTTACAGGTTCAATCGAACTTCCAGCAGGTACTGAAATGGTAATGCCTGGTGATAACGTGACTATCGACGTTGAGTTGATCCACCCAATCGCCGTAGAACAAGGTACTACATTCTCTATCCGTGAGGGTGGACGTACTGTTGGTTCAGGTATGGTTACAGAAATCGAAGCTTAA
- a CDS encoding AI-2E family transporter translates to MFRRNKLFFWTAEILLLTLIFYLWREMGAIITPFVTVVNTIMIPFLLGGFFYYITNPIVTFLEKRCKINRLIGVLVTLCALIGAIVVGVVYLLPILINQLTSLIISSQNIYSRLQDLVIDLSMNPIFQNIDIQQTIQQLNLSYVDILQNILNSVSNSLGSVLSALFSTVLILIMTPVFLIYFLLDGHKLLPMLERTVLKHDKLNLSSLLTNLNTTIARYISGIAIDAVIIGCLAYIGYSVIGLKYALVFAIFSGIANLIPYVGPSIGLIPMVIANVFTDPHRMLIAVAYMLIIQQIDGNVLYPRIVGGVMKVHPITILVLLLLSSNIYGVIGMIVAVPTYSILKEITKFLAKLYENHKEAKELEKSESI, encoded by the coding sequence ATGTTCCGTAGAAACAAATTATTTTTTTGGACAGCTGAAATTTTATTATTAACACTGATTTTCTATCTTTGGAGAGAAATGGGAGCCATCATTACTCCCTTCGTGACGGTTGTGAATACCATTATGATTCCATTTTTGCTTGGTGGATTTTTTTACTACATTACAAATCCAATCGTTACTTTTTTAGAAAAGAGATGTAAAATCAATCGTCTAATTGGTGTCTTGGTCACTCTTTGTGCCTTGATTGGTGCTATCGTGGTTGGGGTCGTCTATCTCTTGCCGATTCTGATTAATCAGTTGACCAGCTTGATTATTTCTAGTCAAAATATCTATAGCAGATTGCAGGATTTGGTTATTGATTTGTCGATGAACCCTATTTTCCAGAATATCGATATTCAACAAACAATTCAACAGTTAAATCTCTCCTATGTGGATATCCTACAGAATATCCTGAATAGCGTCAGCAATAGTTTAGGAAGTGTTCTTTCAGCCTTGTTTAGCACGGTTCTGATTCTCATTATGACCCCTGTATTTTTGATTTATTTCTTGTTGGATGGTCATAAGTTGCTACCAATGTTGGAACGAACTGTCTTAAAACATGATAAATTAAATCTTTCTAGCCTCTTAACCAACCTTAATACGACCATAGCGCGCTATATCAGTGGAATTGCAATTGATGCGGTTATTATTGGATGTTTAGCTTATATTGGTTATAGCGTTATCGGATTAAAGTACGCTCTTGTTTTTGCTATTTTTTCTGGAATCGCAAATTTGATCCCTTATGTCGGTCCAAGTATTGGCTTGATTCCGATGGTGATTGCGAATGTGTTCACGGATCCTCATCGTATGTTGATTGCGGTTGCTTATATGCTTATTATTCAACAGATTGATGGAAATGTTCTTTATCCACGTATCGTTGGAGGGGTTATGAAAGTACACCCGATTACGATTTTGGTACTCCTCTTATTGTCAAGTAATATCTACGGCGTCATAGGGATGATTGTAGCAGTGCCAACCTACTCTATTCTCAAAGAAATCACTAAGTTCTTGGCGAAATTATATGAAAATCATAAGGAAGCTAAAGAACTGGAAAAATCAGAATCCATTTAG
- the pbp3 gene encoding D-alanyl-D-alanine carboxypeptidase PBP3, which yields MKKIILSFMTLLVFGTASTVSAQEFDVAAKHAIAVEATTGKILYEKDANQPVEIASITKLVTIYLVYEALEQGTISLSTPVDISDYPYKLTTNSEASNVPMEARNYTVEQLLEATMVSSANSAAIALAEKIAGSEKDFVDKMRAKLLEWGIQDATIVNTTGLNNETLGDNIYPGSKKDDENKLSAYDVAIVARNLIRDYPQVLEITKKPTSTFAGLEIHSTNYMLEGMPAYRGGIDGLKTGTTDKAGASFVGTTVEKGMRIITVVLNADQQDTNPYARFTATSALLDYISANFALKTVVQKGEAYNDSKVTVLDGKEDNVTAVAKSDISIVQRIGSATTPALQFTPKSTSEMAPLEEGKVVGTLTYEDQDLIGQGYLASDKPSFEMVSEKKVEKAFFLKVWWNQFIRFINEKL from the coding sequence ATGAAAAAAATAATTTTATCTTTTATGACACTTTTAGTTTTTGGAACAGCTTCTACTGTTTCTGCTCAGGAGTTTGATGTTGCTGCTAAACATGCCATTGCCGTCGAGGCTACAACTGGAAAAATCCTCTACGAAAAAGATGCAAATCAGCCTGTAGAAATTGCTTCTATTACCAAACTTGTTACAATTTATTTGGTCTATGAAGCTCTGGAACAAGGAACTATCAGCCTATCTACACCTGTTGATATTTCGGACTATCCTTACAAACTTACAACTAATTCTGAGGCGAGTAACGTCCCTATGGAAGCTCGAAATTATACTGTTGAACAACTATTAGAGGCTACAATGGTATCCAGTGCAAACAGCGCTGCGATTGCACTAGCAGAAAAGATTGCTGGTTCTGAGAAAGACTTTGTAGACAAGATGAGGGCTAAACTTCTTGAATGGGGAATTCAAGATGCAACTATTGTAAACACTACTGGTTTAAATAATGAGACCCTTGGCGATAATATCTATCCTGGTTCTAAAAAAGACGATGAAAACAAGTTGAGTGCCTACGACGTTGCAATAGTCGCTCGTAACCTCATCCGAGATTATCCTCAAGTTTTGGAAATCACCAAAAAGCCAACTTCTACCTTTGCAGGACTTGAAATCCACTCAACCAACTATATGTTGGAGGGAATGCCTGCCTATCGTGGTGGTATTGATGGACTAAAGACAGGTACTACTGATAAAGCTGGTGCTTCATTCGTTGGAACAACTGTTGAGAAAGGGATGCGTATTATTACAGTTGTTTTAAATGCAGATCAACAAGATACCAACCCTTATGCACGTTTTACTGCTACTTCTGCACTTTTAGATTATATTTCTGCAAACTTTGCCTTAAAAACTGTTGTTCAGAAAGGTGAAGCATACAATGATAGTAAAGTAACAGTTCTTGATGGTAAAGAAGATAATGTGACAGCTGTCGCTAAGTCAGACATTTCCATCGTCCAACGCATCGGAAGCGCTACTACACCAGCCCTCCAATTCACACCGAAATCAACATCAGAAATGGCTCCATTGGAAGAAGGCAAGGTTGTTGGTACTTTAACCTATGAGGACCAAGATTTGATTGGCCAAGGTTATCTCGCTTCTGACAAACCATCTTTTGAAATGGTTTCTGAAAAGAAAGTAGAAAAAGCCTTCTTTTTGAAGGTTTGGTGGAATCAATTTATCCGCTTTATCAATGAAAAACTATAA
- the sdbB gene encoding thiol-disulfide oxidoreductase-associated lipoprotein SdbB codes for MKKVIFAGLSLMSLFLLIACGEKVTKQTSSPKQPAVQQIAVGKDAPDFTLQSMDGKEVKLSDYKGKKVYLKFWASWCGPCKKSMPELMELAAKQDRDFEILSVIAPGLQGEKTVQDFPKWYQEQGYKDIPVLYDTQATTFQAYQIRSIPTEYLIDSQGKIGKIQFGAISNADAEAAFKEMK; via the coding sequence ATGAAAAAAGTTATTTTTGCTGGATTGAGCCTCATGTCTCTATTCTTGTTGATTGCCTGTGGTGAAAAAGTAACCAAACAGACAAGCAGTCCAAAACAACCTGCTGTTCAACAAATCGCAGTCGGTAAGGATGCGCCAGACTTCACCTTGCAGTCTATGGATGGCAAAGAAGTGAAGTTATCAGACTATAAAGGGAAAAAGGTCTATTTGAAATTCTGGGCTTCTTGGTGTGGACCATGTAAAAAAAGCATGCCTGAGTTGATGGAATTAGCTGCCAAACAAGATCGAGACTTTGAAATCTTGAGTGTCATTGCACCAGGTCTCCAAGGTGAAAAAACAGTTCAAGACTTCCCAAAATGGTACCAAGAACAAGGCTACAAGGATATTCCAGTTTTATATGATACGCAAGCAACTACCTTCCAAGCCTACCAAATTCGTAGTATTCCAACGGAATACTTGATTGACAGTCAGGGTAAAATCGGAAAAATCCAATTTGGTGCTATTAGCAATGCTGATGCAGAAGCGGCTTTTAAAGAAATGAAATAA
- the ccdA2 gene encoding thiol-disulfide oxidoreductase-associated membrane protein CcdA2, with the protein MESIIFLVSVFFAGILSFFSPCIFPLLPVYAGILLDDQGNSKSFRFFGRDVAWSGLIRTLCFIAGISLIFFILGFGAGFLGHMLYADWFRYAMGIVIILLGLHQMEILHFNKLEVQKTVTFKQSKSNHYLSAFLLGITFSFGWTPCIGPVLSSVLALAASGGNGAWQGAVLTLVYTLGMALPFIVLALASGWIMPYFSKLKPHMILLKKIGGALIILMGLLLMLGQLNALSGILG; encoded by the coding sequence TTGGAGTCGATTATATTTCTAGTATCCGTTTTTTTTGCAGGTATCCTGTCCTTCTTTTCACCCTGTATCTTTCCTTTGCTACCTGTCTATGCTGGTATTTTACTGGATGATCAGGGAAATTCGAAAAGCTTTCGCTTTTTTGGAAGAGACGTTGCATGGTCAGGTTTAATTCGAACCTTGTGCTTTATTGCTGGAATCTCCCTCATTTTCTTTATTTTAGGATTTGGAGCTGGATTCCTAGGGCACATGCTCTATGCAGACTGGTTTCGTTATGCTATGGGAATAGTCATTATTCTTTTAGGACTTCATCAGATGGAAATCTTGCATTTCAATAAACTGGAGGTTCAAAAGACAGTCACCTTCAAACAATCAAAGTCTAATCACTATCTGTCAGCCTTTTTACTTGGGATAACCTTTAGTTTTGGTTGGACCCCTTGTATCGGACCAGTCTTAAGTTCAGTCTTGGCCCTAGCAGCTTCCGGTGGCAATGGTGCTTGGCAAGGAGCCGTGTTAACATTAGTATACACATTGGGAATGGCCCTTCCTTTCATTGTTTTGGCCTTGGCTTCGGGCTGGATTATGCCCTACTTTAGTAAATTAAAACCCCATATGATCCTACTAAAGAAAATCGGGGGAGCTTTGATTATTTTGATGGGATTATTATTAATGCTAGGGCAGTTAAATGCCTTGTCAGGAATTCTTGGATAA